The nucleotide window TCAACTCCGAGATAGAACATGCTGTAGCCGAGCAGCAACTCCGATCCGGTAGCTGCACCGCACCTTCGGTTGAGGCTGACGGAATGGTTTGAACGGAACGTACAGGGTCAGGTGATTTTCATGCGCTTGTAAAGTGGAGAATCGGACCGATCACCAACTCTGCACTGTTCCTCGGGCTCGAGTACGCCGTTTTCCAAAAGATGGAGAGGAGACAAAAACGAAGGCAATTCCCTTCGTCATGTCGCCAATACGGCTCTTTGACTTGCAGAAGCGTTGGCGACCTACGCCAGGGAGATCTTGCGCGGTCCAGAACCGCTTCCCAAAGGTACAACCTTGCAGTAGCTGTATCAGCGTCGCCCGTAGTCTCTAGTGCGGTGACCTTCTAGAGTCGTACTCAAGGCTGATACTAGTTTTCGGTGTGTCTTGGCGTTGGACTACAGGGATGGGGCGTGGGATTCGATTGCAGTTGTCGTTGACCGTTGGAGATCGTGAGCGGATCGAGGCGTTGTTGAGTGGCGGTGTGCAAGAGGTGCGAACAGTGGTTCGCGCTCTGGCGTTACGGCAGTTGGATCGGGGCCTTTCGATTCCCGAAGTTGGATCGCTGGTTGGCCTGGCGGGCAAGACGGTTCGGGAGATCGGACAGCGGTATCAGGCATCGGGGCTGGATCGTGCGCTGTTCGATGCACCGCGTCCGGGCAAGGTTCCGTCGCTTGATCCAGGGCAGCGTCAGCAAGTGGTCGCGCCGGTCTGCTCGTCGCCTCCGGAGGGCTTTGCGCGGTGGACGGTAAGGTTGCTGGCGGAGGAGACAGTCCGGCGCAAGATCGTTGCGGCGATCGGCCGGGAAGCGATCCGAGTGCTTCTCCAAAGCCACGATCTCGAGCCGTGGCGGGAAAAAAATGTGGTGCGTCGCGAAGCTCGATGAGGCCTGTATCGAGCGCATGGAAGATGTGCTGAAGGTATACGAAACGACCTTGAAAGCAATCGCTCCGGTGATTTGCCTGGATGAAAAGCCGGTCGTCCTGCACGCCGACACGCGGCCTTCCACGCCGGTGAGCCCCGGCCATGTCGCTCGTCGCGACTACGAGTACAAACGGTGCGGAACGGCGAACGTGTTCTGCGCCGTGGTACCAAAGGCGGGACGTCACTTCACCAAGGTCACGCCGACCCGAGCGTCTCCCGACTTCGCCGAGTTTCTGCTCGACATCGCAGCCTCCTATCCCGCCGCCGAGACTATCCACCTGGTACTCGACAACCTCTCGACTCACACCCGCAAGGCGGCGACGGACTGGTTCGGCGAAGAAGATGGCGGCTGGCTGTGGAGCCGGTTCACGATCCACCACACCCCAAAACACGGAAGCTGGCTCAATCAGGCAGAGATTGAAATCGGACTCTTCAGCAGACAGTGTATGGGCAAGCGAAGGATCTCGAGCATCGAAGAACTCACCCACCAAGCCGACGTATCGAACCAGCGCACCAACCACGCCGAGACAACCATCGATTGGACGTTCACACGGAAGAAAGCCAGACTCAAACTAAAGTACAAACTCACGCGGTCCTGATACTAGAAGACCGTCAAGGGTCGCACGGTATCTGCGCTACGAGCATCATAATCCCGTCCTGATCTTGCACGAATTTTGGCATTTCAACTGCAATGAGACGCCTGCACATTTGCACTTGCAGCAACGTTGAGTTTCATATTGACGGAGCACTGACGTACTCGGCTGAAAGGGTCGTTTCAGTGAGTACAAGAAGCGCAAGAGCCTTATTTCTGCTCGATTAGCTTATAGTTCGGCGGGACCTGGAATAAGGCCGAGGCCGGCTCGGCCCGTTGCCACTCCGTAACGGTTATGGAGATCTTCTCACCACGTGGGTCGTCAGAGGTTTGAGCGAGAGGAATCCTTAGGTCAGGCGCGGTCCAGGTTTCTTCGACCACGCTGACCTCCTGGCCGTCTGACATCTTCGCGCTTAGCACGTTGAAACGGCGTTTGCCTTCGGTTTGTACCCCTGCGATAGTTTGCGGTGGCAAGGGATTCTCGGTGTCCGGCGAAGGTGGATGCTGAGCTCGATATGCTGCTGCCTTAGCTCGGAACTCTTCTGCTCGGGCTTGCTGATCCGGGCTAGGTAGAGGGATGTGAGTGATGATCGCCGATTTGACGAACGGCTGCAGATTGATGATCGTCTGGGCGACGGGGTCAGTGAGGCGGACTGAGATCGGTCGTCCAGAGGCATCGAGCAATTTGGAACGTTCCCGGCCTTCGGAATCACGCATGCGGCGCTCTTCATATTGGGTAGTGTGCCAGGTTCCATCGGTGAACTTCTTTGAGGTGGTGGTCTTCGCTGTAAGAGAGTATGGCTCGCCCGTAATGGCTCGCATCTTGAAAGAACCCATTGGAGGAGGAATCACCCCCTCTATGTGTAAAGCAGGTACCACAGGCGTTGGAGACGCGGGGACCTGTGCGGATAGCCGCATGACACCGGCCCCGAATAAGAGCGAAGCCCCAATCAGCGGTAAGAATAAAGTAGGGCGCAGGCGTGGAAGGTTCACGGCGACTCCAGGTATATCGGGTGACCTGAATTCTAGCAAGAGCACCTCAAGAATGACTTCACCAACCGACGCTGCACCACGGATCGGGTGATCGATCCACCATTTCACCCACGACAACTCCGGTTGTCGGTGGCAAACGCCGTTCGCAAACCAGCCTCGGTCTGTTCGACCTTATCGCAGAGTTAAGGAATGACTATCGGAACGCCGGAATTAACAGTGCCATGGTGTAGATCTTGGCGCTGAAAACGCGGTACTTGCTTATCACCTTCCTGCTGCAAGCGGTAATCGATTGCGATTGGACAAGTGCGCACACCGCTAAAAGAGTTCGCTCGCCATCCCCGGACAAATTCAAGAGCACTTTCAAGCAACATCTCAGGCCCGGCTACAACGGTCACCGAATTCGCCTCACCGCTCCGCGTAAAGTTGACGAGCAAAACCACTGTACCCTGCACATGTGCTGCCTTTGCAATCGATGGAAGGAACGGAGCAACGGATTCCCTCATAGAAGTAAGGCCACATGCAGGCTGCTGTGCTTCCGCACGCACGGCTATTAGGACAAGAGCAATCAGGGTAACGTTTTGAAGGCTGCGCATACGTGACTTTCCTTTAGTGAGAACTATAGACGCTCTAACTGTGGAGCTTCATGCCAGCTGTCCGGAACGCCTTAGTTTAGTACCTCATTCGCCGTCGAGGCTATAGGTTTGTGGGACGAGCGTATCTTTTGCTCGTTCCAAGTTCGCGCTCTTTGCGAACGTCAAATCCATAGCCTGCCTTTGGGGATGCCCGTGCTCTTCGGTGCCTATTTCACCTTTCCCTTGTGTGCTGGAGGTGGCGGCAGAGCGGCAAGATTGAGGGTAGGTGGACCAGGCCCTGGCAAGGCCGCTTCGAGACGCTTCTCGACGGCATCATGGATCGCTTGGACAGCATTGGCCTGGAGCGTCGCCTGGGTGCTCTGCAGCCGCGCCCGCTTGGCCTCAGCTTCTGGCAGCGGCGTCAGCCCGCTTCTGCAGCTCGAGCGCCGCATTCACGGCCCACTGCTGCAACTGCGCCACCTCCTCGATCTGCTCACTCAGAGCCTGCTGCCCAGCCTGTGCTGACTTGCCGAGACGGTCAGCATGATCGATCAGACCCACGATCATTATCTCGGGGACACCTCAAGAAAAAGAATTTTATGTGCGCTAGC belongs to Granulicella arctica and includes:
- a CDS encoding energy transducer TonB, giving the protein MRSLQNVTLIALVLIAVRAEAQQPACGLTSMRESVAPFLPSIAKAAHVQGTVVLLVNFTRSGEANSVTVVAGPEMLLESALEFVRGWRANSFSGVRTCPIAIDYRLQQEGDKQVPRFQRQDLHHGTVNSGVPIVIP
- a CDS encoding helix-turn-helix domain-containing protein; this translates as MSLTVGDRERIEALLSGGVQEVRTVVRALALRQLDRGLSIPEVGSLVGLAGKTVREIGQRYQASGLDRALFDAPRPGKVPSLDPGQRQQVVAPVCSSPPEGFARWTVRLLAEETVRRKIVAAIGREAIRVLLQSHDLEPWREKNVVRREAR
- a CDS encoding IS630 family transposase, whose amino-acid sequence is MWCVAKLDEACIERMEDVLKVYETTLKAIAPVICLDEKPVVLHADTRPSTPVSPGHVARRDYEYKRCGTANVFCAVVPKAGRHFTKVTPTRASPDFAEFLLDIAASYPAAETIHLVLDNLSTHTRKAATDWFGEEDGGWLWSRFTIHHTPKHGSWLNQAEIEIGLFSRQCMGKRRISSIEELTHQADVSNQRTNHAETTIDWTFTRKKARLKLKYKLTRS